The following proteins are encoded in a genomic region of uncultured Vibrio sp.:
- the rfaH gene encoding transcription/translation regulatory transformer protein RfaH yields MKRWYLLYCKRGEQVRAKQHLENQGVECFYPTVEVEKILRGKRQKVEEPLFPSYVFAHFDYEEGPNFTSVRSTRGVIDFVRFGAQPKEIQADLVYELKQIEKCVHGKVACEGMPKRGDQVRVKSGQFAGIDAIFQEQDGEKRSIMLVQMITKRVPVSIDNNDLDLK; encoded by the coding sequence ATGAAACGTTGGTATCTACTTTATTGTAAACGAGGGGAGCAGGTTAGGGCGAAGCAGCACCTTGAAAATCAAGGGGTGGAGTGCTTTTATCCTACTGTCGAAGTCGAGAAAATATTACGTGGTAAAAGACAAAAAGTCGAAGAGCCACTATTCCCATCTTATGTGTTTGCCCATTTTGATTACGAGGAAGGGCCGAACTTTACATCCGTTCGTTCCACTCGTGGCGTTATTGATTTTGTCCGTTTTGGCGCGCAACCAAAAGAAATTCAGGCTGATTTGGTTTATGAGCTGAAGCAAATAGAAAAGTGTGTTCATGGGAAAGTGGCCTGTGAAGGCATGCCTAAACGCGGTGATCAGGTTCGGGTCAAAAGTGGTCAGTTTGCTGGTATTGATGCGATTTTCCAAGAGCAGGATGGAGAGAAACGTTCAATCATGCTCGTGCAGATGATTACCAAGCGTGTTCCAGTCAGTATTGACAATAACGATTTAGATTTGAAATAA
- the nagA gene encoding N-acetylglucosamine-6-phosphate deacetylase, which yields MYALSNCKIYTGSDVLHEHAVIIDNDLIQSVVPVAELPKGIEVKDLNGANLSPGFIDLQLNGCGGVMLNDDITPKTMQIMHEANLKSGCTSYLPTLITSSDEDMRAAINAAREYHNKYQNQSLGLHLEGPYLNVAKKGIHNVDFIRTSDEDMIDLICANSDIIAKVTLAPEQNDPEHIRRLKSAGVVVSIGHTNATYAEARKGFEAGISFATHLFNAMTPMVGREPGVVGAIYDTPEVYAGIIADGFHVDYANIRIAHKIKGEKLVLVTDATAPAGANIDHFIFVGKKVYYRDGKCVDENGTLGGSALTMIEAVQNTVEHAGIALDEALRMATLYPATAIGVEDRLGRVRTGMVANLTVFDRDFNVKATVVNGQYEHN from the coding sequence ATGTACGCGCTAAGTAACTGTAAAATCTATACCGGTAGTGATGTTCTACACGAACATGCGGTCATCATCGACAACGACCTAATTCAATCCGTTGTACCAGTTGCCGAACTACCGAAAGGCATCGAGGTGAAAGATCTAAATGGTGCGAACCTAAGTCCGGGATTCATTGATCTTCAACTAAACGGCTGTGGTGGTGTCATGTTGAATGACGACATCACACCAAAGACCATGCAAATCATGCATGAGGCAAACCTCAAGTCCGGTTGTACCAGTTACTTACCGACATTGATTACCTCTTCAGACGAAGACATGCGTGCAGCGATCAACGCCGCTCGCGAATACCACAACAAATACCAAAATCAATCACTAGGTCTGCACTTAGAAGGACCTTATCTTAACGTCGCGAAAAAAGGCATCCATAATGTTGACTTTATTCGCACGTCAGATGAAGACATGATTGATCTGATTTGTGCCAATAGTGACATCATCGCGAAGGTGACGCTTGCACCAGAGCAGAATGACCCTGAGCATATTCGACGCTTAAAATCGGCTGGTGTGGTCGTTTCTATCGGGCACACGAACGCTACGTATGCTGAAGCGCGTAAAGGTTTTGAAGCTGGTATTTCCTTTGCGACTCACCTGTTTAACGCGATGACACCGATGGTTGGACGTGAACCTGGAGTGGTTGGTGCGATATACGATACGCCAGAAGTTTATGCTGGAATTATCGCCGATGGTTTCCACGTAGACTACGCAAACATCAGAATTGCTCATAAAATCAAAGGTGAAAAGCTTGTTTTGGTGACGGATGCCACAGCTCCAGCAGGTGCTAACATTGATCACTTTATTTTTGTCGGTAAGAAAGTATATTACCGAGATGGTAAGTGTGTTGATGAAAATGGCACACTAGGCGGCTCAGCCCTGACTATGATTGAAGCAGTTCAGAATACGGTTGAGCACGCAGGTATCGCTTTAGACGAAGCTCTACGTATGGCCACATTGTATCCAGCAACCGCTATTGGGGTTGAAGATAGACTTGGCCGAGTTCGAACAGGCATGGTAGCAAACCTGACTGTTTTCGATCGTGACTTCAATGTAAAAGCGACGGTTGTTAACGGACAATACGAGCACAATTAA
- a CDS encoding cation:proton antiporter family protein: protein MEIILITTAFLAGFVALKCSLPPLVGFLLAGFGLHAFGYQSNELIVDLADLGVTLLLFTIGLKLDVKTLLSKEIWGGATAHNILSTAVFTIALVGLKLLGLTAMSGMDLGQIVILAFALSFSSTVFAVKTLQEKGEMSATYGTIAIGILVMQDIFAVVFLTASTGKIPEWYAIALFGLPLLRPVFYKLLDKVGHGEMLVLFGIFFALVVGAGVFELVGMKPDLGALILGMLLAGHRKASELSKSLFNMKELFLVCFFLNIGLSASLSFSGIALAILFILLLPIKGLLYFLTINYFNFRVRTSLLASLSLFNYSEFGLIVGGLAYKMGWMPSDILVAIAVAVSLSFIISAPLNRLSNKIYQHSGKWLQETAAEKLNQRDQLINPGHAQVLILGMGRIGTGAYDELCSRYGKISLGVEIREDAAVKHRDEGRNVISGDATDPDFWERILDTGHVQLVLLAMPHHQGNQTALEQLQRRHYKGQIAAIAEYPDQLDGLLENGVHAAFNIYNEAGSGFARHVCQQLEPKFTPIK, encoded by the coding sequence ATGGAAATAATTCTAATAACAACGGCATTTTTAGCTGGCTTCGTTGCCCTAAAATGCTCGCTCCCTCCACTAGTTGGCTTCTTACTCGCAGGCTTCGGACTACACGCATTTGGCTATCAAAGTAATGAGCTGATCGTTGACCTGGCCGACCTCGGTGTTACCCTCTTATTATTTACTATCGGCCTAAAACTCGATGTAAAAACGCTGCTATCAAAAGAAATCTGGGGGGGGGCGACAGCACATAACATTCTCTCTACAGCGGTATTCACCATAGCACTCGTAGGTTTAAAACTACTCGGCCTTACCGCTATGTCGGGTATGGATCTTGGTCAGATTGTTATACTCGCGTTTGCTTTGTCGTTTTCGAGTACCGTTTTTGCAGTCAAAACACTGCAAGAAAAAGGGGAAATGAGTGCCACATATGGCACCATCGCGATCGGCATCCTAGTGATGCAGGACATATTTGCCGTTGTATTCCTGACCGCTTCTACCGGTAAAATCCCTGAATGGTACGCAATAGCACTGTTCGGCCTTCCTCTACTTCGACCAGTTTTTTATAAATTACTGGACAAGGTTGGCCATGGTGAGATGTTAGTCTTATTCGGCATATTCTTCGCGCTTGTCGTCGGCGCAGGTGTGTTTGAGCTCGTAGGCATGAAGCCTGATCTTGGTGCGCTTATTTTAGGTATGTTATTAGCAGGTCACCGCAAAGCATCTGAGCTCTCGAAATCCCTGTTTAATATGAAAGAACTCTTCTTAGTTTGTTTCTTTTTAAATATTGGCTTATCAGCATCGCTGAGTTTTAGCGGAATCGCACTCGCCATTTTATTCATCCTCTTGCTACCGATTAAAGGCTTGCTGTACTTTTTAACCATTAACTACTTTAACTTTCGGGTCCGCACATCGTTACTCGCATCATTATCTCTGTTTAACTACAGCGAGTTTGGCCTAATCGTCGGTGGTCTCGCGTATAAAATGGGCTGGATGCCAAGTGACATACTTGTCGCTATCGCCGTTGCTGTATCACTGTCATTTATTATCTCTGCGCCACTCAACCGCCTAAGCAATAAAATTTATCAGCATTCAGGCAAGTGGCTACAAGAGACAGCAGCGGAGAAACTTAACCAACGCGACCAGCTGATCAACCCGGGGCATGCCCAAGTTCTCATCCTTGGTATGGGTAGAATAGGCACAGGCGCATATGATGAATTATGTTCTCGCTACGGCAAGATCTCGCTTGGGGTGGAAATTCGCGAGGATGCCGCTGTTAAGCACCGTGACGAAGGGCGTAATGTTATTTCCGGAGACGCAACAGACCCAGACTTTTGGGAACGCATCCTAGATACAGGACATGTCCAACTGGTGTTATTGGCGATGCCCCATCACCAAGGAAATCAAACCGCATTGGAACAGCTGCAACGTCGACACTATAAAGGGCAGATAGCGGCGATCGCAGAGTACCCAGACCAACTTGACGGCCTGCTTGAAAATGGCGTGCATGCGGCGTTCAATATCTATAATGAAGCTGGTAGTGGTTTTGCAAGACATGTTTGTCAGCAACTGGAGCCCAAATTTACCCCAATAAAGTAA
- the adk gene encoding adenylate kinase, with the protein MRIILLGAPGAGKGTQANFIMEKYGIPQISTGDMLRAAIKAGTELGKQAKAVIDAGQLVSDEIILGLIKERIAQDDCAKGFLLDGFPRTIPQADGLKEMGVDVDYVIEFDVADDVIVERMAGRRAHLASGRTYHVVYNPPKVEGKDDVTGEDLVVRDDDKEETVRARLGVYHEQTAPLINYYGKEAEAGKTTYLKFDGTKQVAEVSADIEKALA; encoded by the coding sequence ATGCGCATCATTCTTCTAGGTGCTCCAGGTGCAGGTAAAGGCACACAAGCAAACTTCATCATGGAAAAGTACGGTATTCCACAAATCTCTACTGGTGATATGCTTCGTGCGGCGATCAAAGCAGGTACAGAGCTTGGCAAACAAGCGAAAGCTGTTATCGACGCTGGTCAGCTAGTTTCTGATGAAATCATCCTTGGTCTTATCAAAGAGCGTATCGCTCAAGACGATTGCGCAAAAGGCTTCCTACTTGACGGTTTCCCTCGCACTATCCCTCAGGCTGATGGCCTAAAAGAAATGGGTGTTGACGTTGATTACGTGATCGAATTCGACGTAGCTGACGATGTGATCGTTGAGCGTATGGCGGGTCGTCGTGCTCACCTTGCTTCAGGCCGTACTTACCACGTTGTTTACAACCCGCCTAAAGTGGAAGGCAAAGATGACGTAACTGGTGAAGATCTTGTGGTTCGTGATGACGACAAAGAAGAAACAGTACGTGCACGTCTAGGTGTTTACCATGAGCAAACTGCACCATTGATCAATTACTACGGTAAAGAAGCAGAAGCTGGTAAAACTACGTACCTAAAATTTGACGGTACTAAGCAAGTTGCTGAAGTGAGTGCTGATATCGAAAAGGCATTAGCATAA
- a CDS encoding ROK family protein has protein sequence MNGGQIGNVDLVKQLNSAAVYRLIDQQGPISRIQVADVSQLAPASVTKITRQLLERGLIKEVAQQASTGGRRAISLTTEVKPFHSVAVRLGRDYIQFCLYDLGGTALAEDQHELHYTNQEDLIAGLIDLLKSFFNRNQDKIDQLIAIGITLPGLVNPSTGVVEYMPNTDVDNLALGEIISEKFNTACFVGNDVRGMALAEHYFGASQDCQDSILVSVHRGTGAGIIVNGQVFLGFNRNVGEIGHIQIDPLGEQCQCGNFGCLETVAANPAIIHRVKQLIAQGYESSLTELENITIQDVCKHAVNGDELAKQSLVRVGNQLGKAIAITINLFNPQKIVIAGDITAAQEIVFPAIKRNVENQSLKTFHNALPIVASQIDKQPTMGAFAMIKRAMLNGVLLQKLLED, from the coding sequence ATGAATGGCGGACAAATTGGTAATGTAGATTTAGTAAAACAGCTTAACAGCGCTGCGGTATACAGGCTGATAGATCAGCAAGGTCCTATCTCCCGTATTCAAGTCGCGGATGTTAGCCAACTGGCTCCCGCGAGTGTTACCAAAATAACCCGCCAACTTTTAGAGCGCGGCCTAATTAAAGAGGTCGCGCAGCAAGCTTCTACTGGTGGTCGCCGAGCTATCTCGCTGACCACAGAAGTAAAACCTTTTCATTCAGTCGCCGTCCGTCTGGGACGTGACTACATTCAGTTCTGCTTGTACGACTTAGGCGGTACGGCACTTGCCGAAGATCAGCATGAACTCCACTACACCAATCAGGAAGACTTGATTGCTGGTTTAATCGATTTACTGAAAAGTTTCTTTAATCGTAACCAAGACAAAATTGATCAATTGATCGCCATTGGTATTACCCTACCGGGCTTGGTCAACCCTTCCACCGGTGTGGTTGAGTACATGCCAAATACAGATGTTGATAACCTGGCCCTTGGTGAAATCATCAGTGAGAAGTTTAATACCGCTTGTTTCGTTGGTAACGACGTTCGCGGAATGGCTTTAGCAGAGCACTATTTTGGCGCAAGCCAAGATTGTCAAGATTCCATCCTAGTCAGTGTCCATCGAGGCACCGGTGCTGGTATCATTGTTAATGGCCAGGTATTTCTTGGCTTTAACCGTAACGTTGGTGAGATTGGCCATATCCAAATCGACCCGCTGGGTGAACAGTGTCAATGCGGTAACTTTGGTTGTTTAGAAACGGTTGCAGCAAACCCCGCAATCATACATCGTGTAAAACAACTCATCGCACAAGGTTACGAATCTAGCCTAACTGAACTTGAAAACATCACGATTCAGGATGTGTGCAAACATGCCGTAAATGGTGATGAACTCGCAAAACAAAGTTTAGTTCGTGTTGGTAACCAACTAGGTAAAGCGATTGCTATCACCATCAACTTATTTAATCCGCAGAAAATTGTTATCGCTGGTGATATTACTGCGGCGCAAGAAATTGTATTCCCGGCCATTAAACGTAACGTTGAAAACCAATCGTTAAAAACGTTCCATAACGCTCTTCCTATTGTTGCCTCACAAATCGACAAACAACCAACCATGGGGGCATTCGCCATGATCAAGCGTGCAATGTTAAACGGGGTTTTGTTACAAAAGTTATTGGAAGACTAA
- a CDS encoding peptide MFS transporter gives MTNQHQYFGHPRGLFLLFGTELWERFSYYAMRAILVLYLTDTTMNGGLGWSTKDALDLYGIYTGLVYITPLVGGYLADNYLGQRRSILLGGALMAIGQFTLALPADALGLGSLHTFYLGLALLIAGNGLFKPNISTMVGDLYNEGDNRRDGAFTIFYMGINLGALLAGVVSGSVTNSFGWKAGFVAAGIGMLMSLVMQLTFAQSWLGDIGREPAAKRALANQKSNKKQPLTKEEVDRIKVILVMSLFTIVFWAGFEQAGGLMNIYTQQYTDRMIGSFEVPAAWFQSLNPFFIITLAPVLAVLWVKLGKREPNSPVKFAMAMFFLALGFLCMVGAVLEQGGDTTVKTSMLWLVGAFFFHTLGELCLSPIGLSLVTKLAPLRLASLMMGAWFGCNAIANYVAGYVGSHVGELGAMAIFSGIAASATVSGLILLLFSNTLVRWMHGAESTSSNAEQVEEQQVQVA, from the coding sequence ATGACAAACCAACATCAATATTTTGGCCACCCACGTGGCTTATTTTTACTTTTCGGCACAGAATTGTGGGAACGTTTTTCTTACTATGCAATGCGTGCCATTCTCGTTCTTTATCTCACAGATACCACAATGAATGGAGGGCTGGGCTGGTCAACTAAAGATGCACTAGATCTTTACGGCATTTATACTGGCCTTGTTTACATCACGCCACTAGTTGGTGGCTATCTGGCAGACAACTACTTAGGCCAACGCCGCTCCATTTTACTTGGTGGTGCTTTGATGGCTATTGGTCAATTTACTTTAGCACTGCCGGCAGATGCGCTGGGTCTTGGTTCTCTTCACACCTTTTATTTAGGTCTTGCACTTTTAATCGCAGGTAACGGCCTGTTTAAGCCTAATATCTCGACTATGGTTGGTGACCTATACAACGAAGGTGACAATCGTCGTGATGGCGCATTCACCATCTTCTATATGGGTATCAACCTAGGAGCGCTGCTCGCTGGTGTTGTTTCTGGATCGGTAACCAACTCATTCGGCTGGAAGGCTGGTTTCGTCGCCGCAGGTATCGGTATGCTTATGAGCCTAGTGATGCAACTCACCTTCGCTCAATCTTGGTTAGGTGATATCGGCCGCGAGCCAGCTGCAAAACGTGCATTGGCGAATCAGAAATCGAATAAGAAGCAGCCTCTTACTAAAGAAGAAGTGGATCGCATTAAGGTGATTCTGGTGATGAGTCTTTTCACCATCGTATTCTGGGCAGGCTTTGAACAAGCAGGTGGCCTGATGAACATCTACACCCAGCAATACACTGACCGTATGATTGGTAGCTTTGAAGTTCCTGCTGCCTGGTTCCAGTCACTTAACCCGTTTTTTATCATTACACTAGCGCCTGTGCTTGCGGTACTGTGGGTGAAACTTGGCAAACGCGAACCAAACTCTCCTGTGAAATTTGCAATGGCGATGTTCTTCCTCGCTCTAGGCTTCCTATGTATGGTTGGTGCTGTACTTGAACAAGGTGGTGATACCACTGTGAAGACTTCAATGCTGTGGCTGGTTGGTGCGTTCTTCTTCCATACACTGGGTGAACTTTGCCTATCTCCGATCGGCTTGTCTCTGGTTACCAAGCTAGCGCCTCTGCGTTTGGCATCACTAATGATGGGGGCATGGTTTGGTTGTAATGCAATTGCGAACTACGTGGCTGGCTATGTGGGCTCTCACGTTGGTGAGCTCGGTGCGATGGCAATCTTTAGTGGTATTGCGGCGAGTGCGACTGTCAGCGGCCTGATTCTGCTGCTGTTCTCCAACACTCTCGTTCGCTGGATGCACGGTGCTGAAAGTACATCAAGCAATGCAGAGCAAGTAGAAGAGCAACAAGTACAAGTTGCTTAA
- the hemH gene encoding ferrochelatase, with amino-acid sequence MQKIKKQGVLLVNLGTPDEPTAPAVKRFLSQFLHDHRVVDMTRWLWCPILHGVILPIRAPKVAKLYESVWMEEGSPLMVYSKRQAKKLTQQLDMPVELGMTYGNPSLHAGFEALLSQGVDEVIVLPLYPQYSGTTTAAVSDGITKAFKGLPVIPAFSLIRDYHDHPMFIDALAQSVRAYWAEHGQGDYLLCSYHGIPKRYADNGDIYPQHCETTTRLLGEALGLNETQIGMAYQSRFGREEWLQPYTDKTLETLPEKGVKKIDIMTPAFSSDCLETLEEIAGENKEIFLEAGGEQFNYIPCLNDDDRHIDMMAELVRNKL; translated from the coding sequence ATGCAAAAAATAAAAAAACAAGGTGTGCTACTGGTTAACCTGGGTACACCGGACGAACCAACTGCGCCTGCTGTAAAGCGCTTCTTGAGCCAGTTTCTGCATGACCACCGTGTAGTCGACATGACACGATGGCTGTGGTGCCCCATTTTGCACGGAGTTATTTTGCCGATACGTGCGCCAAAAGTCGCCAAGCTTTATGAGTCTGTTTGGATGGAAGAAGGGTCACCTCTAATGGTGTACTCAAAGCGCCAAGCGAAGAAACTTACTCAGCAGTTAGATATGCCAGTAGAGCTCGGCATGACTTATGGTAATCCAAGTTTACACGCGGGTTTTGAAGCCTTACTGTCGCAAGGTGTTGATGAGGTTATTGTATTGCCTTTGTATCCCCAGTATTCAGGCACGACAACGGCAGCCGTTTCTGATGGGATAACCAAAGCATTTAAGGGATTACCCGTCATACCTGCTTTCAGCCTTATTCGTGATTATCACGACCATCCGATGTTCATTGATGCCTTGGCTCAATCAGTGCGAGCATATTGGGCTGAGCATGGGCAAGGGGACTATCTGTTGTGTTCATATCACGGCATACCGAAACGTTATGCGGACAATGGTGACATTTATCCTCAGCATTGTGAAACGACCACTCGTTTGTTGGGTGAAGCACTTGGATTGAATGAAACGCAGATAGGGATGGCTTATCAGTCTCGTTTTGGACGTGAAGAATGGCTACAGCCTTATACTGATAAAACTCTGGAAACGTTGCCTGAAAAAGGCGTGAAAAAGATCGACATCATGACACCAGCGTTTTCTTCGGACTGTTTGGAAACATTAGAAGAAATCGCAGGAGAAAACAAAGAGATTTTCTTAGAAGCGGGTGGGGAACAGTTTAATTACATTCCGTGTCTGAACGATGATGATCGACATATCGATATGATGGCAGAGTTGGTGCGTAATAAGCTTTAA
- the asnB gene encoding asparagine synthase B — translation MCSVFGILDIKSDAAALRPIALEMSKKLRHRGPDWSGIYSSDRAILAHERLAIVGLNSGAQPLYSPDKKLILAVNGEIYNHKEIRARYEGKYEFQTDSDCEVILALYQDMGADLLEELNGIFAFVLYDEEKDEYLVGRDHIGIIPLYQGHDEHGNYYVASEMKALVPVCKTVSEFPPGSYLSSKDAEPQRYYVRDWNEYAAVQGNSTSKEELTEALEAAVKRQLMTDVPYGVLLSGGLDSSITSAVAKRFAAMRIEDDEKSAAWWPQLHSFAVGLEGAPDLKAAREVAEQIGTVHHEMTYTIQEGLDAIRDVIYHIETYDVTTIRASTPMFLMGRKIKAMGIKMVLSGEGADEIFGGYLYFHKAPNAQEFHEETVRKLLALNMFDCARANKSLAAWGVEGRVPFLDKEFIDVAMRLNPADKMCGNGKMEKHILRECFEHYLPESIAWRQKEQFSDGVGYSWIDTLKEVAEQKVTDQQMETAKFRFPYNTPTTKEGYVYREIFEELFPLPSAAECVPGGPSVACSSAKAIEWDESFQNCVDPSGRAVQTVHNDAY, via the coding sequence ATGTGTTCAGTATTTGGCATTTTAGACATTAAAAGTGACGCAGCAGCGTTACGCCCTATCGCATTAGAAATGTCGAAAAAGCTTCGTCACCGAGGCCCAGACTGGTCTGGTATCTATTCTTCAGATAGAGCAATTCTGGCTCATGAACGCTTGGCTATTGTTGGCCTAAATAGCGGTGCACAACCACTATACAGCCCTGATAAAAAGCTAATCCTTGCGGTAAACGGTGAAATCTACAACCACAAAGAGATCCGTGCACGCTACGAAGGCAAGTACGAGTTCCAAACTGATTCAGATTGTGAAGTTATCCTTGCACTATACCAAGATATGGGCGCAGACCTTCTTGAAGAACTAAACGGTATTTTCGCTTTCGTTCTTTACGATGAAGAGAAAGATGAATACTTAGTTGGTCGTGACCACATTGGTATTATCCCTCTTTACCAAGGTCATGATGAGCACGGTAACTACTATGTTGCTTCTGAGATGAAAGCGCTGGTGCCTGTGTGTAAAACAGTAAGCGAGTTCCCTCCAGGTAGCTACTTGAGCTCTAAAGACGCAGAGCCACAACGTTACTACGTTCGTGACTGGAACGAGTACGCTGCAGTTCAAGGCAACAGCACGAGTAAAGAAGAGCTAACCGAAGCGCTTGAAGCTGCGGTAAAACGCCAACTAATGACTGACGTACCATACGGTGTGCTTTTATCAGGTGGTTTGGACTCTTCTATCACCTCTGCTGTGGCTAAACGTTTTGCAGCAATGCGTATCGAAGATGATGAAAAGTCAGCGGCTTGGTGGCCACAATTGCACTCATTTGCGGTTGGCTTGGAAGGCGCTCCAGACTTAAAAGCAGCACGCGAAGTTGCTGAGCAAATCGGTACAGTGCACCATGAAATGACTTACACCATTCAAGAAGGTCTTGATGCGATTCGTGATGTGATTTACCACATCGAAACGTATGACGTTACTACAATCCGCGCTTCAACACCGATGTTCCTAATGGGACGTAAGATCAAAGCGATGGGTATCAAAATGGTGCTGTCAGGTGAAGGTGCCGATGAAATCTTTGGTGGTTACCTATACTTCCACAAAGCACCAAACGCGCAAGAGTTCCATGAAGAAACCGTTCGTAAACTGCTTGCTCTGAACATGTTTGACTGTGCGCGTGCAAACAAATCACTTGCAGCATGGGGGGTTGAAGGTCGTGTACCTTTCCTAGATAAAGAGTTCATTGATGTAGCAATGCGCCTGAACCCTGCCGACAAAATGTGTGGTAACGGTAAAATGGAGAAGCACATCCTACGTGAGTGTTTTGAACATTACTTGCCAGAATCCATCGCTTGGCGCCAGAAAGAGCAATTCTCTGACGGTGTAGGCTATAGCTGGATTGATACGTTGAAAGAAGTGGCAGAACAAAAAGTAACGGATCAACAGATGGAAACGGCTAAATTCCGCTTCCCTTACAACACACCAACCACTAAAGAAGGTTATGTGTACCGTGAAATATTTGAAGAACTGTTCCCACTGCCATCAGCAGCAGAGTGTGTTCCGGGCGGTCCATCTGTCGCATGTTCTTCAGCAAAAGCGATTGAATGGGATGAATCATTCCAAAACTGTGTAGACCCATCGGGCCGAGCAGTACAAACCGTTCACAACGACGCTTACTAA